The genome window ctaactgtgtctgtttgctgtttggtgctgagcaggtagtgtacagtggctttttacagctttatctctgaaaacagctgcctgttgctaaaacgacgctatgagagcgttgagagtgaaccaaaacagtaaagttgcagccggacagataaacaatgagctgaaactcactataaagcttcTGCTTCAGCagctacagaaaataaaaccgCGTGAACACAGCcacatatatttgaaaatgtattttgtatagTTAATGCAGTGACTCCACCCATCTGTTACACTGCGCAGGTTAAacctagagctgcaacgattaatcaattagttgatcaaaatATCACACTTagaataatcacatttttcaagcaaaaatgccaaatatgtGACGGTTCAGGTTCCTAAATGtggagaatttgctgcttttatttgtctCACATTATAGAAAACTTGTTCTTTTTGGGTTTTGTACTGTTGGAcggacaaaataaaaactgcagaaGACATTgagggacatttttcactgtttttcacagttaattgattaatcaataatgacaataatgactagttgcagctctagttaaataacacattaacactGATCTGCATGTAACTGTGGAGCAGGTCTGTTTATGTTTCAGCAGCATTTTAGGATAAATCGAACACTTCCCtgtattgtttttctgtatttctgagCTGCTGGCAGGTAAATGAAGGCACTTTACAGCTGAAGAGTTTTATTACAAAATGCTCTGTACCtaaaaaaatgatcatttaacatccaacaaacaaaaaggttCATTTAATTCGTTATCCGATACTGTTAAAGCTGCACCAGGAAACATTAAGATACTggatcttttaaaaaaaagtttccaggTTCTGTGTGTGAACTTACAACTTAAAACTTAATAACAATATGAAATGTTAAGTAAAAAGCCTTTTGCACCTTATTTTACCacattttctacttttatttattattattttttgcatttttattttacatttattttgataacatttattATTACTAGCAGTACTCTATTCATTATAATTATGTGTCATGTCtcttttttatacattttaaatatatttatttattgatattcatgttttaattaatcacagtttttaattaaactATTTTAGATTTAATACTTTACCCATGTacattttattatcataaattataatgatgaagatgaaatgGATGTCTAGTAGCTgttgtgtcacacacacattttgggaaaatataATGTCATAAAATCAGAAATGATATTTTTCCACCAGAGAAAAGTCCAAGAAACCACAAGACCCGGTGCAGCTTTAAGGTTCCTGCTAACAGGACGCTTCACATCTTGTGCTATCAGACGTTTCATGTAtgtgagttttttctttttttttattgtggctTTTACATCTTAATTTAATAAAACTCTTCATTCAGTTTCCTCAGGAAAACAAATGGCACTTTTATCTCGTACAGTAACAAATTTCAGGTAGATCAACAAGACGTTCAGGTGTTTTTGTGCGTTTGGTTTTCAGAAAAAGTAACTTTCTCTcttatttcaattatttttgcttgtttgtttgtttgggttttttttgcttttcaaacCTGAATTTGTTCTCCAGACACTGGAAGTCTGAAATGTTTGGTCACTTTGGACAGCTCAAAAAAAGCCAAGTTCAACATGTAACAATAGAAGATTCATTTACAGCGTTTGAAAAATACATCAAGTATATTTAGATGTTTGATATGATTATTATCGATCTTTTAAAAGCTGCTAAACTACAGTCACCATGTTAATGAGCTCCTTCAGCATTTTAACAAACAACACGCCGTCTGCTTCGGCTTTTAACACGCCGGGAAAATCCAAACATCCTGTTTCATGGAGGCTTTTTAATGGAAACATGAGTCAGAAAGTTTGTTTATTCACAGTTTCATTCTCCATCTAACTGAAATACTTCCGTCCCTTCCTCATTTGTCCTCCTGTCTCGTGAGCATTTATCAGGATAAAATCAACTTTTGTGTTGATGCAAAGTAGAAAACTGTCTGAGGAtttgttgccatggaaactaAGCCCATCAGGACAACTACAGCTTCTTAGCGACAACCTGGATGTGACATGATGCTAATTTTCCCAGCATTTTTGCTTTGGATTTAAAGgctaaatattaataatatgtcAATTTGAAtctattttcaaacattttaagaGCTGCAGCCCGTCTGGTCGACGCTTCTCAGCTCACAAAAACTATTCAGATCAAGTTTACATTCAAAAAGTAGTAATTTTAAGTTTGTCAAAGTGTCAGGCgctgctgtaaaatgttttccagAGCTCAGTATAACTCTTAAAGTCCTTTAAGTGCAACTTACATGCAAACAGttagtgaaatgtaaaatatttctaTTAAGTTCCCATCAGACCTTTTCTTTCAATCTTCTCTTTTTACTCGTTTCTTGATGTTAtgtcctggaaaaaaaaaagaagcagaatgATTCCTTGTTAGTTCTGTTATGTCTCAGCTTCAGTTTGACAAACTGAGATGAAACGATTTGATTTCAGACTCACCTCCGTCTTCGCCTTCCTCCACTCGCCCATCGGGCCCGACTTGGTCAGGACTGAAAGAGAGCAGATCGACAGGAAACATGAAACTGATCCGCTTTTTAAAACTTCACACTTTCCCAATGAGTGTGACAATAAGGTTCGACTCATGTGGGTTTCAAAAAGCAGTGCCTATAGTTAAAATTGTTATGTTTTTGaccattttatttacattttgtaatttatttcatcatttcattcctttaattttgttttgttaggGTAGAAAAGTCAATAAAAGAATCATTTGGACCATCATTGCAAATTGGAAGTTGGTTAAACAGTGTTTAATTTAGcagaattataaaaaaaaaacatttgattgacTTCATGTAACCTGCAAATACGTGATACTTACACATAAATGTTGTGATCATCATGAACGCAGTCGATGCTACGGCGGTGCTCCACAACAGACACCTGCAGCGAGAAAACAGTGAAgttttactgattaatctgtaaagatgtgaagaaaaaaacagccgTGTTGAAAAACTGAAGACAGATTAAAGATCCAATTTTTAGGATTTATAACTGGAATTAGATTTGAATTATCGACTCTGTATCTTTTCAGTGTTAAACTGACTTTGTTCCTGATCACCTGGTTGGTTTTTAGTACAAGAGATCAAACGTTAACTAATATTATCTGCTGCCGTCATCAGCCGCAGTTCCTCTGACGGCCACTAGAGGCCGAAAGAAAACTGTGACTgtattgaagtgaatgggaaaaacccaaaacatctctctgaaaacataaaatcattaaaGTAATTTCCACAAGAGGTTAGGCTCTTTGTTCAATCACCGTATTTACATCatcaacataataataataataataataataataataataataataataataataataataataataataaaacagataagatttgaaaagtgatttaaaagatgtcacTCAGATCCTCGAGCAGGCTCACAGTTGACAGTTTTGATTATATTAGTTTAATGTAAAGTGTCTGTTTAAATCGATATAAAGAGTTTTACCCTGAGTATAGAGCCGTAAAGATGAAGACGGTGAAGATGAAAAGCAGGAGGGTCTTCATGGTTAAAcctgaaacatgaacacaaacatgtcagagaaacagaaacaacttTGGTGACACAACAAACATTTCAGATATCTTCTGTGATTTCTGTGTTTGAACCAGAATTTATATTCGACCTGACTAGAAACAAAAAACTAGTAAGAAAAAACTCAAGACAGAAAGATCAGTTTTATAATGTTCAAATTCttctatttatgtttttgtctcacaaACTAGAATCTGATACATGTTATCAAAggctaattaattaattagccTAACTATGTTGTAGGaatatttaatatcttttcatgatcaatttgtttattttaaaacccTATTCCAGCAGCAGTGATGTACCTGTGTGCTCAGGTGAGCTctaacagcagcagtgatgtacctgtgtgctcaggtgagctctgacaTCAGCAGTGATGTACCTGTGTGCTCAGGTGAGCTctaacagcagcagtgatgtacctgtgtgctcaggtgagctctgacaTCAGCAGTGATGTACCTGTGTGCTCAGGTGAGCTCTAACAGACAGCAGTGATGTACTTGTGTGCTCAGGTGAGCTCTAACAGACAGCAGTGATGTACCTGTGTGCTCAGATGAGCTCTAAATGCAGCAGTGATGTACCTGTGTGCTCAGGTGAGCTCTAAATGCAGCAGTGATGTACCTGTGTGCTCAGGTGAGCTCTAAAGACAGCAGTGATGTACCTGTGTGCTCAGGTGAGCTCTAAAGACAGCAGTGATGTACCTGTGTGCTCAGATGAGCTCTAAATGCAGCAGTGATGTACCTGTGTGCTCAGGTGAGCTCTAAAGACAGCAGTGATGTACCTGTGTGCTCAGGTGAGCTCTAAAGACAGCAGTGATGTACCTGTGTGCTCAGGTGAGCTTTAAAGACAGCAGTGATGTACCTGTGTGCTCAGGTGAGCTCTAAATGCAGCAGTGATGTACCTGTGtgctcaggtgagctctgacagcagcagtgatgtacCTGTGTGCTCAGGTGAGCTCTAATAGCAGCAGTGATGTACCTGTGTGCTCAGGTGAGCTctaacagcagcagtgatgtacctgtgtgctcaggtgagctctgacagcagcagtgatgtacctgtgtgctcaggtgagctctgacaTCAGCAGTGATGTACCTGTGtgctcaggtgagctctgacaTCAGCAGTGATGTACCTGTGTGCTCAGGTGAGCTctaacagcagcagtgatgtacTTGTGTGCTCAGGTGAGCTctaacagcagcagtgatgtacCTGTGTGCTCAGGTGAGCTCTAACAGACAGCAGTGATGTACCTGTGTGCTAAGGTGagctctgacagcagcagtgatgtacctgtgtgctcaggtgagctctgacaTCAGCAGTGATGTACCTGTGtgctcaggtgagctctgacaTCAGCAGTGATGTACTTGTGTGCTCAGGTGAGCTCTAATAGACAGCAGTGATGTACCTGTGTGCTCAGGTGAGCTctaacagcagcagtgatgtacTTGTGTGCTCAGGTGAGCTctaacagcagcagtgatgtacTTGTGTGCTCAGGTGAGCTCTAACAGACAGCAGTGATGTACCTGTGtgctcaggtgagctctgacagcagcaggtgttGGTGTAGAAGGGCGAGGGAGGCGGGACTTCTGACAGGCCGCCCAGTGACTGTGTGAACGTCTCCTTTGATTGACAGATCTCAGAGCAAATCTCCTCCTGGATGAGCAGCTTCGGGGGCGGGGCCACTTTGTCAGGGGGGGGCAGGACCTCAGTGTGGTctgaaagagacaaaacaaattcttttaatgttttgattcgatatatttatttattttattatatgttattattttttattcatctttgttttaaactattattattatttgttcattattatattgttaatttttctttctttttcttactaATTCATAtttgctcatttatttatttaaataaaaaaatatttaatttaattttaaaaaagctctTAATGTTTTGattcaatacatttatttattttattatattttattattttttattcttctttgtttttaactatttttattatttgttaatttattaaattgtttttctttctttttattactaATTCATATTTgctcatttatatatttaatttaattttaattattttttgtggGGAGTGGAGGTTCCACCTGCAGGTGTAATTGTCTTCATTTGTTGATGATTTGACATGAGTCTTAAAATTAATCATGATCTGTTGTCATAGCGACAAGTCATGAAGCCCAAACCTGCTAAAGTGCAGTTTATTGACAGTTAGCCAGATTATGACAAACATGTCTTACTATGAACAGATTTTCAGAAAGAAATGTCtaattttctaatatttataaTGTACCGTCTTATAATTATGACTTTTGTATGTCATAATTATGATTTAGTATCTCAACTCGTAGAAGCCGTTGGGATTGTTCAGGcagaaataaaagtgaattaaatcaggtgatgtcatcaggctTCACAAATAATGTTTGATTCCAACCTTAAACATTTCTCATAATAACGAGATCCTGATCTCGTTATTATGAGAAAAGATTTACAAGATCTTATTGATGAGACACATACGTCATAATTATGACATAAGGCCTCCAATTATTTTCACTGGTGAATGAGATGTGCTTCTGTAATAATGAAAGAAGTGTCAGTCCGTATCTAGAGGGAAGTGAAgttatttgggtgaactgaaCCTTTAAGCAGACTGAAGTTGTTACTCACCGTACGTGAAGTTGCGGCTCTCGTCCAGCTCAGTGCTGTTGAAAACGGACCAGGTAGACTCGTCCAACAAGGGGGAGCAGTTTTCCTGGCAGGTTCTGTCCCAGTCACAGTCTCGGTCCTGCACCTGCTCTTGCtcctggttctggttctggttctggttctggctCGTCCCGAAGACGCCTCTGAAGACTTTCTCGTCCAGCCACGACTGGCAGCTCTCCGTCACGTCGCTCAGTAACCGAGCCAGAGAGCTGCGAGGCCTCCGTCTGCGCCGAAAGACCCTGAGAGACGATGATGAAGTTTAACTTCTGCTCTGATTTTACTACTATTGTTAAGATTTTCTCTTCGATCTGCCCCTTAAAAGATACGTTTTTATTCTCGTCAAcgaatctcatgtttggatccaaaccaacaatgaactgatctactaacaagtattgtgtgtgtatccaaagcctgatatatcttattcctccgttgttgctccaaaaactattaaaaacacgtcgcTGAGcgacaccgctgcactgggtgacgtgTTCCTTCATTATCAAGACTTTGATCACGttggtt of Thunnus thynnus chromosome 12, fThuThy2.1, whole genome shotgun sequence contains these proteins:
- the tmem71 gene encoding transmembrane protein 71, translated to MALFFSGAVTSSPIKRRLRGHHSCQSLDLSLLSPDSSYVCYSSADGGDPCSCRRSPRLLTNGYYAVTEDSFSWDDDGNVSLTPCKTNVSYKENLVRVFRRRRRPRSSLARLLSDVTESCQSWLDEKVFRGVFGTSQNQNQNQNQEQEQVQDRDCDWDRTCQENCSPLLDESTWSVFNSTELDESRNFTYDHTEVLPPPDKVAPPPKLLIQEEICSEICQSKETFTQSLGGLSEVPPPSPFYTNTCCCQSSPEHTGLTMKTLLLFIFTVFIFTALYSGCLLWSTAVASTAFMMITTFMFLTKSGPMGEWRKAKTEDITSRNE